Below is a window of Myroides profundi DNA.
AGATGGTAAATTCCGTTTTATAGAAATTGGCGAAGGTACACCAATTGTTATCTTACACGGATTAATGGGAGGTCTGAGCAATTTTGATGGTGTTACAAATTTTTTCCCAAATGAAGGTTACAAAGTAGTTCTTCCAGAACTTCCACTTTACACGAACAGCATTTTAAAAACGAATGTAAAGGCTTTCGCAAAATTTGTAAAAGATTTTATAGATAGAAGAGGTTATAAAAAAGTGATCTTGCTAGGGAATTCTCTAGGAGGACATATCGCTTTGTACTTTTCAAAAATGTATCCTGAATATCTTCAAGCGATGATATTAACAGGAAGCTCTGGCTTATACGAAAGTGCTATGGGAGACAGCTACCCTAAACGTGGGGACTATGAATACATCAAGAAGAAAGCTGAAGATGTATTTTATCATCCAGAAATAGCTACTAAAGAAATCGTAGACGAAGTCTTTGCTACAGTTAATGATCGAATGAAAGTAATCAAGACTATTACTATCGCCAAAAGTGCGATACGACACAATATGTCTAAAGATTTACCTAAAATAAAAGTACCTACGTGTTTAATCTGGGGAAAGAATGATAAAGTAACTCCTCCTGAAGTAGCTGTAGAGTTCAATGAACTACTACCTGACTCTGACCTATATTGGATCGATGAGTGTGGACATGCTGCTATGATGGAACACCCAGATCAATTCAACGAATTACTAAACGCGTGGTTTATCAAAAGAAATATCAAATAAAATGAAAATAAATACAGCTGAATTTGTTGTTAGTAACTCTGACGCTAAGAAGTGTCCTAATGAACCTATCCCTGAATATGCATTCATCGGTAGATCTAATGTAGGTAAGTCTTCTCTGATCAATATGCTTACTAATCAAAAATACTTAGCCAAAACCTCTTCTAGACCAGGAAAGACACAACTAATCAACCACTTTAAAATTAATTCTAATTGGTATTTAGTAGACTTACCAGGTTATGGGTACGCAAAAGTATCTAAAAAGACTAAAGCTGTATTCCAGAAGTTTATCACAGATTACTTCGAGAATAGACAACAATTAGTAAGTGCCTTTGTATTAGTAGATATAAGACATGAAGCTCAGAAGATTGACTTAGAATTCATGCAGTATCTAGGAGAGACAGAAGTTCCTTTCTCTATCATCTTTACTAAAGCTGATAAAGTAGGTAAACAAAAAGTAGCTAGCCTTATCGCTGACTACAGAAAGAAAATGTTAGCTGATAACTGGGAAGAAATGCCACCATGCTTTGTTACCTCATCAGAAGACAAAACTGGTAGAGACGAAGTCTTAAACTATATCGAAGAAATAAACGTTGAGATGTTTAAAAATCAAAACTTTATATAAAACAAAAAACTGCTTAATAGCAGTTTTTTTTTATTTCTATCATTAGATATAATACTCATTTACAGTAATAATACCTGCTCTAATAGCATATCGCGTTGCATCATATACATTGCTAACACCTAGTTTCTTAAATATATTCTTACGATGTGTTATCACAGTATGAGCACTAATATTGCGATCTGCAGCTATCTCCTTAGTCATTTTTCCAGAAGCTATTTCTTTTAGTATCTCACGCTCAGCATTAGTAAGCACCTGTTCCACTTTTAGAATACTATCCTGATGTTCTTCTAGCTTCTTCATTATCCAAGGTGCGAGATAGGTCTCCTTAGAAATAGTCTTATAGATACCTTCCTTGATATGTTCTAGTTTATCATTTTGGAAGACAATATTAAAGGCAGAGATACGATTAGACAAAAACTGTTTTAACCATTGCTCATTTAACTCACTAAAGAACAACAACCATTGTGACTTCTCACTTTGCTCTCGCAACAGTAATAACAACTCCGTTTGCTTCTCTAGACATCTACTAAAAGGATCTACAATGATGACTGCGCCAGGATTCTTCAAAAGATAGCTTTTTAAGCCCGTCAAATCATCAAGCACAACAATACTTACCTCGCCTGAGCAAACCTCTCTAATAAGCCCTTGCAAAGCATAACGCGTTATTTCTTGACTCTCTACTATCCCTATATTTAACATCCTTATCTCCTTAAGTTAACTCCTCCACTCCTCTAGTACTAGAATAGAGTATCTTATTAATATTCTAGTACAAAAATACATAACTTTTTCTAGTATTAATACAACGCTAAATAGCCTTATAACAAAAAAGGTTACTCTTAATTATAATATTAAGAGCAACCTTTTATATGAATAAACGCTAACTAATTTTTTTATCTTTTTCCTTATTTATAAAGGTTTCCATTTTCGATCTCCTCTACTTCTGGAATGCGGTATAGATAATATTTACTATTCTTAACAAAGTCTGTTTTATCAGGAAAGTTAAGAATATGATGTCCTTGAGGTAACAAACCAACATTCACTTTAGAAATAACCCCACCACTTCCCATCACTTCATAAGTATAAGGAACTAGATTCTGAGGAAAATCTTTTCTAACTACTTTTTGCTGATTTCTTACAATATCAACTAAACTAAATCCTTCACCAAACAGCTCTTTTCTTCTCTCAATCCAAATAGCATCTAACAATGACTGCCCTGATAATCCTGACACTTCTTTAGCCCCTCTAGCCTGTTTTAATGCATTCAATTTATTAATAGCATCAGCATCTCCTAATTGAGCTTTAGCTTCTGCATTTATTAAGTATATCTCAGAAGTACGCATTAACACGATATCCGCTACCTGTGGTTCTCTAAATTTAAACTTAGTATAACGCATATAAGCTAAATCACCTTGATTAGGTTTTTTATTAGACGGATCTGGAGCCCAATAAATCATGCTTTTTCTATAATCGCCTTCATCAAATAAATCTCTGAAATATGGATCTGCATTAAAACTAAAATAATAACTATCTGTAGAAGTAACGTCTAAATAGTTAAATGAATAAGAAGCATTGCTTTGCTCTGCTGTCTGAGGTTGCCCCCATATCCACTCATTATTATTAACATCATTAAATCCTGACTTATACTCCTCCTGTGTCATTAAATAACTATTCATACTTAATAGCTCGTCAGAATACTTCTTAGCTTTCTCCCAATTACGAGAATAAAGATTAGCTCTTGATAACAACCCTAAAACAACTTGTTTGTCAAATTTGTATTTCGCATTTCTTCTATAACTCTGAGGAATCAATGACAATGCTTCTTCCAAGTCATTGATCGCTTGTTTATATAATTCTGAAACTGTAGCTGCTGGACGCCCCTCAGTTTCCTTAGTAGTAGGTTCTAAATAAATAGGTGCCGTTTTTGCATTTGGGTCTACATCTATTGCTAAAGCATAACTAGATGCTAAATGCAGATACATAAATCCTCTTAATGCTAACGCTTGACCTCTTACTCGTTGTTTGTCACTCACAGTCCCTTCAGAACCATATACCTTAGTGATAACATGATTTGCATTATTAATTGTCTTATAAGTCAAATCCCAACTATGAGTATTAGTACCTCCTCTAGAATACAAGGCATTAAAAGCATAATGACTTGCAAAACCATACTTACCATTCAGAACTACATCATTCCCCATGGCATCATTAGTTCTTAAAAAAGAACTATAACCAGGATTAGCATAAGTATAAAATGTCTCCATTAAATACCCCCACGCTCCAATAAGCACTTTTTCATTACCTTCGGTAGTTTTAAATACAGTTTGATCTTCAACTGCAGTTGATGGTGTTGTATCTAAATCACAAGAAACCAAAGTACTTGAAATTAAAAATGTACCTATTATATATTTTATAAATTTATTTCTCATAACTCTAATTCTTATAATTTAATATTTACTCCTAATGAAAGTGTTTTCATTGCAGGATATCTATAATATGTATTACCATCAAAAGTCTGCTCTGGATCAAGCCCTTGTTCTTTCGTCCAAGTAAATAAATTCTCTGCTTGGAAGAATATGCTCGCTGAACCTAAGTTGATTTTTCTCAACCACTCTTTTGGTAAATTATACGATACTGTAAGGTTTTTTAATTTCAAGAAAGAACGATCTACTAAGAATCGATCAGACTGATTTGTCCACGAACTTCTAGGATTAGTACTTAATCGTGCTACATCAGTATCCGTATTCTCAGGTGTCCATCTATCCATCATATCAGCACTCCATGTATTACCATTTCCTGCTTGTCTATACAAACTTGTCTTATCACTGTTGTAGATTTTCCCACCTACTGTATAAACAAAGTTTGCTGCTAACTGCCAATTTTTATAAGTAACTTCAGTTAAGAAACCTCCTGTTACATCTGGTAACGAATTTCCTTTGTGTATTCTATCTTTCTTTGTGATTTGACTATAATCCTCAGTAACTGTCTTACTTCCATCTTCATTCTGAAGATACCATTGTGCATTACCATTCTCTGGATTAACACCTGCCCACTCAGCTAAATAAAAATCATATAAAGAACCACCTTCTACCCATTTTTTATTTCCACTCCACATTTCTTTAGAAGGCAATGCTGTAATTTTATTCTTATACGTTGTCAAGTTCATCCCAAGGTGTAACTTCCAATCATCCGTCACTATAGGGTATCCATCTAATGTAAATTCCCATCCATAGTTTTTCATTGCTCCAATATTTTCTTGTACAGAAGAGAATCCTATAGAAGAAGCCAATTGTCTATTAAATAGTAAGTCTTTAGATCGTCTCTCAAAATACTCTACAGTACCAGTCAATCTATCGTTAAACAGACCAAAATCTACTCCTATGTTTAAGTTTAAATTACTCTCCCATGATAAATCTGGAGTACCTATTCTAGAAGCATATAATCCTGATTCTCCTAGGTTATTATAAATATTAAACAAAGCCTGATAAGCATAATACCCAATATTATCATTACCCTGAGCACCATAACTCGCTCTAAATAATAAGTTACTCAACCAAGTATCTCTATAAGCACTCATAAAGTCCTCATCTATAACTTTCCATGATGCCCCAAAAGACCAGAAACCTCCCCATCGTGTACTAGGATGGAATCTAGATGATGCATCTGCACGGTATGAAGCTGACAAATAGTATTTTCTGTCATAAGAATACTGTGCATTACCAAAGAAACTCAACATCTTATATTGATCTGCATCTCCATAAAAATCTAATAATTTAGAAGCAGCACTTGGCTCTAAATAACCATTCATTATAATCTGTTGACGAGCTCCACCGAAAGCATTAGAATCAAATTGATAATACTCTTGACCCACCATCGCAGAGATATTATTTTTATCATCTAAATCTACATTATAGTTTAATATATTATTAAATGTCATACTTACTGTACGAGTATTCTTACGACTAATACTTCCTCCTGATTCTGCAGATGGTCCGAAATCTGGATTTATTACATTATGATTATTAGTACTATTATAATCAACATTAAGAGATGATTTAAATTTCAAATTATCTAGTAACTTAACTTGAGCGTATGTACGCACAGTAGCTACATCCTTCTTAATTGAACTTAAGTCCTCAGGTAACGTTGCTACTAGATTATATCTCGCATAAGAAGATTTTCTATAAGCACCATAATCATATAATCTATTACCAGTATCCTCATCTAATAAATAAGCACCAGTAGTTAAGTCTCTTTGATAAATCGGATAAAAAGAAGGTAATCCTCTCGCAAAACCAATTACATTACTAATCGCACTATCATCTTGTTTTGGATAATTCTGCTCAGAACTAGCTGCCGACACATTCAACCCTAATTCTAACCAACTTTTTGCATCCACAACAATATTAGATCGTAAATTATATCTCTTAAATCCAGACTCTAACACATACCCTTGGTCATTAAGAAAACCACCCGAAATAAAGTATCTTGAATTTGCTCCCCCACCACTTACTTTTAAATTAACATCAGTATAACGCGCGTTTTGAGATAAAGCATCTTCCCAGTTATCATTCCATAAAGGGTTTAAACCTGGTAACAACTTACCATCCACACCTACAGGCATAGGATTATCTAATCCATAAGGGTTAATCCCAATAGAACCAATTAAGTTTTTTGTTGCATACTCAGCAGCATCAGCAGCATTCATTTTAGCATTATCCATACGTCCATTGCGAATAGCTTCCCACTGCAACTCCATGTATTGATTAGTACTTAGCTGTTTATAATCACTTCTAGATCGACTAGAAATACCATGCTTCGCAGTAATTTCTATTTGAGGAGCAGTATCTCTTGTACCTTGTTTTGTAGTAATCATCACTACCCCATTAGCTGCACGAGATCCATATAACGTCGCTGCAGTAGCATCTTTTAATACTGTCATAGACTCAATATCTGATGCTGCGATAGCTGATAACTCTCCTTCATAAGGCACACCATCTACTACGTATAGAGGTTTACTACTCGCATTCACAGATCCTACTCCACGTATACGGATAGTAGCTTCTGACCCAGGCTGTCCACTAGCTGAGAACGACTGTACCCCTGCTACTGATCCTTCTAATATTTTTGTCACATTACTAACCTGAGATTTTTCGATACTTTTCGCTTGTATCAATCCAACAGACCCTGTATATGTCTTTTTATTAGCAGTACCATAAGGCACATTGATTATTACCTCTCCTAATTCACTCGCTTCGTCTGCAAGTTTTACATTCAGAACTTCCTGTCCTTTATATGTAATATTCTTTGTGGTATACCCTATAAATGAAAAGACTAATACCTGTCCATTATTAACTTTTATAGAATAATTACCATCTAAGTCTGTCATTGTTCCTTCATCACTTCCCTGAATCAGAACACTCACACCTGGTAATGCTCCACTTATATCTGTAACAGATCCTGTCACAAGTTTTTCTTGCGCCTGTAAGTTTAAAACACTAACAAACACAAATAAGATTGCGTAAATTTTTTGCATAAAACAATTAGTTTAAAATGAACTATCTTTGAAAGACTGATTCATTATGTCTAGAAATATTGAAATGTAGTATCGGTACAGCCACCATGAGCTGACCTAAAAAGAATAAACTATAGGCAGCAACACATGCACATCATAGAAGATGCGCTAGAAGAAAAGAAATCAGTAAATCTAAAAATACGAGTGTCAAGTTCTCGCTTTTGTTGAATTGATTGCATAATATTTAGGTTATATAATTTTTTCTTATCAGTGAAAAAAGCAAAGTAGGGAAACCCTTATATGTAATTATTTTCTTACAAAACAAACAATAATTATACACAACAGATTAAGGATATAGCACTCCCTACTTTTGTAATACAAAGGTATTTCAACACCTCATTCTATGAAATACCATGTATATGGTATATTTTAATTCTCTCTCATAATACTCAGAGAAGAAAGACACCATAATCATTCAAAACGACTAATTAGGCAACCTTTTAATTAGAGCCAAAAACCTAGTAAATACAAGGAGGAACTACTCTTTTTTTTACAACAAAAACGCGACTGGTCCCATAGTTATCGCATAGTGATGGCATACTGCTCGCATAGTTTTACCCATTTTTTATGCGATCACTATGCCATCAATACCCCATTACCTTATGACCAGATAAATTATAGACCAAAAAAAAGGGCTCCCATTACTGAGAGCCCTTATATAAGTGTACTTATGATCTTACTTTACATGTAAAACGAAGTAATTTTTCTTTCCTTTTTGTAGTAATACGAATTGATCATTAATCAAATCGTTTGTAGTCACTACGTAGTCTTCAGCTACTTTCTCTTTGTTTACAGAGATAGAGTTAGCTTGTAACGAACGACGAGCATCTCCATTAGATGAAGCCAAATTAGAATTAGCAGCTAAGGCATCTACGATAGTTAACCCAGCTTCGATATCTGCTTTTGCTACTTCTGACTGTCCCACTCCATCGAATACCTCTAAGAAAGTCTTCTCGTCTAATTGTTTTAAATCTTCTGTAGAAGAGTTACCGAACAAGATATTAGACGCTTTGATAGCATTATCTAATTGCTCTTGACCGTGTACCATAATCGTTACTTCTTCTGCTAGACGACGTTGTAACACACGTAAATGTGGAGCCTCTGAATGCTCTTTTACTAATGCTTCAATATCTTCTCTAGAGATGAATGTAAAGATCTTAATATAACGCTCAGCATCAGCATCAGCCACGTTTAACCAGTATTGGTAGAATTTATATGGAGAAGTGTACTCTGCAGACAACCAAATATTACCCCCTTCTGACTTACCGAATTTAGTTCCGTCAGCTTTAGTAATCAATGGACAAGTAAGCGCATACGCTTTCTCGCTAATTGTTCTACGGATTAACTCTGTACCAGTAGTGATATTTCCCCATTGGTCAG
It encodes the following:
- a CDS encoding response regulator transcription factor, translated to MLNIGIVESQEITRYALQGLIREVCSGEVSIVVLDDLTGLKSYLLKNPGAVIIVDPFSRCLEKQTELLLLLREQSEKSQWLLFFSELNEQWLKQFLSNRISAFNIVFQNDKLEHIKEGIYKTISKETYLAPWIMKKLEEHQDSILKVEQVLTNAEREILKEIASGKMTKEIAADRNISAHTVITHRKNIFKKLGVSNVYDATRYAIRAGIITVNEYYI
- the tyrS gene encoding tyrosine--tRNA ligase, which codes for MKNFIEEVTWRGMLHDVMPGTEEHLLEQMRAAYVGIDPTADSLHIGHLVGVMLLKHFQLAGHKPYALVGGATGMVGDPSGKSNERNLLDEEALRHNQNAIKEQLSRFLDFNSGAENAAVLVNNYDWMKDFSFLEFIRTVGKHITVNYMMAKDSVKKRLNGEFQDGMSFTEFCYQLMQGYDFLHLYKENNITLQMGGSDQWGNITTGTELIRRTISEKAYALTCPLITKADGTKFGKSEGGNIWLSAEYTSPYKFYQYWLNVADADAERYIKIFTFISREDIEALVKEHSEAPHLRVLQRRLAEEVTIMVHGQEQLDNAIKASNILFGNSSTEDLKQLDEKTFLEVFDGVGQSEVAKADIEAGLTIVDALAANSNLASSNGDARRSLQANSISVNKEKVAEDYVVTTNDLINDQFVLLQKGKKNYFVLHVK
- a CDS encoding alpha/beta fold hydrolase is translated as MERTLKEDGKFRFIEIGEGTPIVILHGLMGGLSNFDGVTNFFPNEGYKVVLPELPLYTNSILKTNVKAFAKFVKDFIDRRGYKKVILLGNSLGGHIALYFSKMYPEYLQAMILTGSSGLYESAMGDSYPKRGDYEYIKKKAEDVFYHPEIATKEIVDEVFATVNDRMKVIKTITIAKSAIRHNMSKDLPKIKVPTCLIWGKNDKVTPPEVAVEFNELLPDSDLYWIDECGHAAMMEHPDQFNELLNAWFIKRNIK
- a CDS encoding SusC/RagA family TonB-linked outer membrane protein, giving the protein MQKIYAILFVFVSVLNLQAQEKLVTGSVTDISGALPGVSVLIQGSDEGTMTDLDGNYSIKVNNGQVLVFSFIGYTTKNITYKGQEVLNVKLADEASELGEVIINVPYGTANKKTYTGSVGLIQAKSIEKSQVSNVTKILEGSVAGVQSFSASGQPGSEATIRIRGVGSVNASSKPLYVVDGVPYEGELSAIAASDIESMTVLKDATAATLYGSRAANGVVMITTKQGTRDTAPQIEITAKHGISSRSRSDYKQLSTNQYMELQWEAIRNGRMDNAKMNAADAAEYATKNLIGSIGINPYGLDNPMPVGVDGKLLPGLNPLWNDNWEDALSQNARYTDVNLKVSGGGANSRYFISGGFLNDQGYVLESGFKRYNLRSNIVVDAKSWLELGLNVSAASSEQNYPKQDDSAISNVIGFARGLPSFYPIYQRDLTTGAYLLDEDTGNRLYDYGAYRKSSYARYNLVATLPEDLSSIKKDVATVRTYAQVKLLDNLKFKSSLNVDYNSTNNHNVINPDFGPSAESGGSISRKNTRTVSMTFNNILNYNVDLDDKNNISAMVGQEYYQFDSNAFGGARQQIIMNGYLEPSAASKLLDFYGDADQYKMLSFFGNAQYSYDRKYYLSASYRADASSRFHPSTRWGGFWSFGASWKVIDEDFMSAYRDTWLSNLLFRASYGAQGNDNIGYYAYQALFNIYNNLGESGLYASRIGTPDLSWESNLNLNIGVDFGLFNDRLTGTVEYFERRSKDLLFNRQLASSIGFSSVQENIGAMKNYGWEFTLDGYPIVTDDWKLHLGMNLTTYKNKITALPSKEMWSGNKKWVEGGSLYDFYLAEWAGVNPENGNAQWYLQNEDGSKTVTEDYSQITKKDRIHKGNSLPDVTGGFLTEVTYKNWQLAANFVYTVGGKIYNSDKTSLYRQAGNGNTWSADMMDRWTPENTDTDVARLSTNPRSSWTNQSDRFLVDRSFLKLKNLTVSYNLPKEWLRKINLGSASIFFQAENLFTWTKEQGLDPEQTFDGNTYYRYPAMKTLSLGVNIKL
- the yihA gene encoding ribosome biogenesis GTP-binding protein YihA/YsxC, which gives rise to MKINTAEFVVSNSDAKKCPNEPIPEYAFIGRSNVGKSSLINMLTNQKYLAKTSSRPGKTQLINHFKINSNWYLVDLPGYGYAKVSKKTKAVFQKFITDYFENRQQLVSAFVLVDIRHEAQKIDLEFMQYLGETEVPFSIIFTKADKVGKQKVASLIADYRKKMLADNWEEMPPCFVTSSEDKTGRDEVLNYIEEINVEMFKNQNFI
- a CDS encoding RagB/SusD family nutrient uptake outer membrane protein encodes the protein MRNKFIKYIIGTFLISSTLVSCDLDTTPSTAVEDQTVFKTTEGNEKVLIGAWGYLMETFYTYANPGYSSFLRTNDAMGNDVVLNGKYGFASHYAFNALYSRGGTNTHSWDLTYKTINNANHVITKVYGSEGTVSDKQRVRGQALALRGFMYLHLASSYALAIDVDPNAKTAPIYLEPTTKETEGRPAATVSELYKQAINDLEEALSLIPQSYRRNAKYKFDKQVVLGLLSRANLYSRNWEKAKKYSDELLSMNSYLMTQEEYKSGFNDVNNNEWIWGQPQTAEQSNASYSFNYLDVTSTDSYYFSFNADPYFRDLFDEGDYRKSMIYWAPDPSNKKPNQGDLAYMRYTKFKFREPQVADIVLMRTSEIYLINAEAKAQLGDADAINKLNALKQARGAKEVSGLSGQSLLDAIWIERRKELFGEGFSLVDIVRNQQKVVRKDFPQNLVPYTYEVMGSGGVISKVNVGLLPQGHHILNFPDKTDFVKNSKYYLYRIPEVEEIENGNLYK